From one Montipora capricornis isolate CH-2021 chromosome 10, ASM3666992v2, whole genome shotgun sequence genomic stretch:
- the LOC138022469 gene encoding protein adenylyltransferase Fic-like, whose protein sequence is MAEGLTQLCHVCNRLRSSLFWSPKSKIMTNITQLILASLTGVAVALIATYMSSRWRPLWRPSLESYAPGFNLVLAPPKALEEKSPLQGEALQALNVALEMLHEGKKDKALKLFKQATALSPHHPDILLHYGEFLEEDDVIHAEHLYARALAVNPGHSRALANRVRTLPKVRQLDQEMLDKIDSKRDELFRIPKGSLAMKRAVTEAYYQHIYHSNAIEGNTMTLSMTRAIVETRMAVPGKSILEHNEVVGLDEAMKFVNGSLLQKQEKITVDDILEIHRRVLGHAHPLEAGRYRKTQVYVSDHVPPSPDEVEKHMEEFNGWLLSREPEILHPIEFAALAHYKLVFIHPFTDGNGRTARLLMNSVLMRAGFPPVIIRFQDRHEYYEHLDHANHGDVRPFIRFVARCTERTIDEYLSVTTIYPVGHIKHPELTDAHDSHEESMY, encoded by the exons atggcggAAGGACTGACACAACTTTGTCATGTGTGTAACAGGCTTCGATCTTCTTTATTTTGGTCTCCAAAGTCAAAAATTATGACTAATATCACACAGTTAATCCTCGCAAGTCTCACTGGAGTCGCTGTGGCATTAATTGCGACTTACATGTCATCAAGATGGCGCCCTCTATGGCGACCGTCGCTGGAATCATACGCACCGGGATTCAATCTTGTCTTAGCACCACCGAAAGCTTTGGAAGAAAAGA GTCCATTGCAGGGAGAAGCCCTTCAGGCTCTTAATGTTGCTCTGGAAATGTTACATGAGGGGAAAAAAGACAAAgctttaaaactgtttaaacAAGCAACCGCTTTGTCACCTCATCACCCTGATATTCTTCTGCATTATGGGGAATTTCTTGAGGAAGATGATGTTATTCACGCTGAACACCTGTATGCTAGAGCTCTAGCAGTTAATCCAGGACATTCCAGAGCACTTGCCAATAGAGTAAGAACGTTACCAAAAGTTCGGCAACTTGACCAAGAAATGCTTGACAAGATAGATAGCAAGAGGGACGAATTATTCCGCATACCTAAAGGAAGTCTGGCAATGAAAAGAGCTGTGACAGAGGCTTATTACCAACATATTTATCACTCTAATGCCATTGAGGGAAACACAATGACCTTATCAATGACACGAGCAATAGTAGAAACAAGAATGGCAGTGCCTGGAAAAAGTATTTTGGAACACAACGAAGTAGTGGGACTGGACGAGGCGATGAAATTTGTCAATGGATCGTTACTacaaaagcaagaaaagatAACAGTGGATGATATCCTGGAAATTCACAGGCGAGTTTTGGGGCATGCGCACCCACTGGAGGCTGGGAGATACAGAAAAACTCAGGTTTATGTGTCTGATCATGTACCTCCCAGTCCTGATGAAGTTGAAAAACATATGGAAGAGTTTAATGGCTGGCTTTTGTCCAGAGAACCAGAAATATTACACCCTATTGAATTTGCAGCTCTTGCTCATTACAAACTTGTCTTCATTCATCCATTCACCGATGGCAATGGACGCACTGCAAGGTTATTAATGAATTCTGTCCTAATGCGAGCAGGATTTCCACCAGTTATAATTAGATTTCAAGATCGTCATGAATACTATGAACACTTGGATCATGCAAATCACGGTGATGTACGACCATTTATACGATTTGTTGCCAGGTGCACTGAAAGAACAATAGATGAGTATTTATCTGTAACAACAATATACCCTGTGGGTCACATCAAACACCCAGAGCTTACGGATGCTCATGATTCACATGAAGAAAGTATGTACTAG